A single genomic interval of Astyanax mexicanus isolate ESR-SI-001 chromosome 4, AstMex3_surface, whole genome shotgun sequence harbors:
- the si:ch1073-83n3.2 gene encoding uncharacterized protein si:ch1073-83n3.2, which produces MSAAGVCRGFLKKYGGFMFKQWKEKYIVLTVEGSLFVCKDADSPPDQVVVLQSDCHSIVEGKEILDLPRLPPGGRRDCCFALILPQDKFLLLLSDDPDDCSQWLKLLRKVKEGVTSPLTLQRQQSIVPCITDRDPLPDTPTEKEPSSPVFSDKPINSPRTQSRENSFRSRGSVRQRQARSPSVVPPHRSNDCLRHGNSSDARAVRAVCLLMGGAAASSALGYINSCSPASSMAARAPEITHSTAFSELGGGTSYHACSQAVDSPHFNSFDFEGDSDFDAFDCGGFAF; this is translated from the exons gtgGTTTCATGTTTAAGCAGTGGAAGGAGAAGTATATAGTGCTGACTGTGGAAGGAAGCCTGTTTGTGTGTAAAGATGCTGATTCTCCTCCAGATCAGGTAGTGGTGCTACAGAGTGACTGCCACTCCATAGTGGAGGGCAAGGAGATCTTGGATCTGCCCCGTTTGCCCCCTGGTGGGCGCAGGGACTGCTGCTTCGCTCTAATTCTGCCCCAGGACAAGTTCCTGCTGTTGCTTTCAGATGACCCTGATGACTGTAG TCAATGGCTGAAACTACTGAGGAAAGTCAAAGAG GGTGTGACGTCACCGCTGACCCTGCAGCGGCAGCAAAGCATCGTCCCCTGCATCACAGACAGAGACCCTCTTCCAGACACCCCCACTGAGAAAGAGCCCTCCTCGCCCGTCTTCAGCGACAAACCCATCAACTCCCCGCGTACCCAGTCCAGAGAGAACTCTTTCAGGAGCAGAG GCAGCGTACGCCAACGGCAAGCCCGCAGCCCTTCAGTGGTGCCGCCCCATCGCTCCAACGACTGTCTGCGCCACGGAAATAGCAGCGACGCTCGGGCTGTGAGGGCGGTCTGTTTGCTGATGGGTGGAGCTGCTGCCTCGTCAGCACTGGGGTACATCAATTCCTGCTCGCCCGCCTCCAGCATGGCAGCCCGGGCTCCAGAGATCACCCACTCTACTGCTTTCTCAGAGCTCGGCGGAGGCACTTCATACCACGCCTGCAGCCAGGCCGTCGACTCGCCTCATTTTAACAGCTTCGACTTCGAGGGCGACTCCGACTTCGATGCGTTTGACTGTGGAGGTTTTGCGTTCTAA